One genomic region from Arthrobacter sp. FB24 encodes:
- a CDS encoding fatty acid desaturase family protein, translating to MTPTTTSERPQSRVRQPNQVVLSYSELLKTVKAAGLLERRVGFYITVFSVLVLLMTAAWFGFALIGDSWFQLLIAAAIGILCTQLSFLAHEAGHRQIFASRRANDWAARLLATSVAGMSYSWWEQKHGAHHNHPNVISKDPDIAPGPIAFHTEAVADRQGRFAFLTKKQGWFFFPLLFLVGLGLQIDSVKFVFRRAKVTHRWVELPILLARLSLLPVLTFTFLPWGMALAFIGVQLAVFGFYMGASFAPNHKGMPVLPADSRVDFFSRQVLTSRNISGGRFMDILMGGLNRQAEHHLFPDMARPQLDKAAVIVREFCAKHQVPYTETTLLQSYGIIVRYLNDVGLSAGRHFECPMATVTRRF from the coding sequence ATGACCCCCACCACCACTTCGGAGCGCCCGCAATCGCGTGTCCGGCAGCCCAACCAGGTTGTCCTGAGCTACTCCGAACTCCTCAAAACCGTCAAGGCCGCAGGGCTGCTCGAACGGCGCGTCGGCTTCTACATCACGGTCTTCTCCGTCCTGGTGCTCCTGATGACAGCAGCCTGGTTCGGCTTCGCGCTCATCGGTGACAGCTGGTTCCAGCTCCTCATCGCCGCCGCCATTGGCATCCTCTGCACCCAGCTGAGCTTCCTGGCCCACGAGGCCGGGCACCGCCAGATCTTCGCCTCCCGCCGTGCAAACGACTGGGCGGCCAGGCTGCTGGCCACGTCCGTCGCCGGCATGAGCTACTCCTGGTGGGAGCAGAAGCACGGCGCCCACCACAACCACCCGAACGTCATTTCCAAGGATCCCGACATCGCGCCCGGGCCCATTGCCTTCCACACCGAAGCGGTTGCAGACCGCCAGGGACGGTTCGCATTCCTTACCAAGAAGCAGGGCTGGTTCTTCTTCCCGCTGCTGTTCCTGGTGGGCCTCGGCCTGCAGATCGATTCGGTCAAGTTCGTCTTCCGCCGCGCAAAGGTCACGCACCGCTGGGTTGAACTCCCGATCCTGCTGGCCCGCCTGAGCCTGCTGCCGGTCCTTACCTTCACGTTCCTGCCGTGGGGCATGGCGCTGGCGTTCATCGGCGTCCAGCTCGCTGTCTTCGGTTTCTACATGGGCGCTTCCTTCGCCCCGAACCACAAGGGCATGCCGGTCCTGCCGGCGGACAGCCGCGTGGACTTCTTCAGCCGCCAGGTCCTGACGTCCAGGAACATCTCAGGCGGCCGCTTCATGGACATCCTGATGGGCGGCCTGAACCGTCAGGCCGAACACCACCTCTTCCCGGACATGGCCCGCCCGCAGCTGGATAAGGCCGCAGTCATCGTCCGGGAGTTCTGCGCCAAGCACCAGGTCCCCTACACAGAGACCACGCTGCTGCAGTCCTACGGAATCATCGTGCGTTACCTCAACGACGTGGGCCTCTCCGCCGGGCGCCACTTCGAATGCCCCATGGCCACTGTTACCCGCCGCTTCTAG
- the argC gene encoding N-acetyl-gamma-glutamyl-phosphate reductase yields MTISVAVSGASGYAGGEVLRLLAGHPDVTIGAITAHSNAGSRLGELQPHLHGLASRILEDTTVENLSGHDVVFLALPHGASADIAAQLPEGTVVIDAGADHRLEDPAAWEKFYGSAHAGTWPYGLPELPGQREKLKGANRIAVPGCYPTSALLALTPGFAGSLLQPDDVVIVAASGTSGAGKAAKVNLIGSEVMGSMSPYGVGGGHRHTPEIEQGLGNAAGEAVTVSFTPTLAPMSRGILTTATAKVKPGVTAAELRSAWEEAYDDEPFVHLLPEGQWPSTKSVQGSNHAVMQVAFDAHTGRVIVTCAIDNLTKGTAGGAVQSMNIALGLAETAGLNLQGVAP; encoded by the coding sequence ATGACTATTTCTGTTGCCGTTTCCGGTGCGAGCGGTTACGCCGGCGGTGAGGTGCTTCGCCTTCTGGCCGGACACCCCGACGTCACTATCGGCGCTATCACAGCACACAGCAACGCCGGTTCCAGACTAGGCGAATTGCAGCCGCATCTCCATGGTCTGGCCAGCCGCATCCTCGAGGACACCACCGTGGAGAACCTCTCCGGCCACGACGTGGTGTTCCTGGCCCTGCCGCATGGTGCCTCCGCGGACATTGCGGCCCAGTTGCCCGAAGGCACGGTAGTGATCGACGCCGGCGCCGACCACCGGCTGGAAGACCCCGCCGCCTGGGAAAAGTTCTACGGTTCCGCGCACGCCGGGACGTGGCCCTACGGGCTGCCCGAACTTCCGGGCCAGCGGGAAAAGCTCAAGGGAGCGAACCGGATTGCCGTACCGGGATGCTACCCGACGTCGGCCCTGCTGGCCCTGACACCCGGGTTCGCCGGCAGCCTCCTGCAGCCTGACGACGTCGTGATTGTCGCTGCCTCCGGCACCTCTGGCGCCGGGAAAGCCGCGAAGGTGAACCTCATCGGCTCCGAGGTCATGGGGTCCATGAGCCCCTACGGCGTGGGCGGCGGCCACCGGCACACCCCGGAGATCGAGCAGGGGCTGGGCAATGCCGCGGGCGAGGCTGTGACGGTATCCTTCACGCCCACCCTTGCCCCGATGAGCCGGGGCATCCTCACCACCGCAACGGCAAAGGTGAAGCCCGGCGTCACCGCAGCAGAGCTGCGCAGCGCCTGGGAAGAGGCGTACGACGACGAGCCGTTCGTTCACCTGCTTCCCGAGGGCCAGTGGCCCTCCACCAAGTCCGTGCAGGGCTCCAACCACGCCGTGATGCAGGTGGCGTTCGATGCGCACACCGGCCGCGTCATTGTTACCTGCGCCATCGACAACCTGACCAAGGGGACCGCCGGCGGCGCCGTGCAGTCCATGAATATCGCCCTTGGCCTGGCGGAAACCGCCGGCCTCAACCTGCAGGGAGTTGCCCCGTGA
- the argJ gene encoding bifunctional glutamate N-acetyltransferase/amino-acid acetyltransferase ArgJ yields the protein MSVTASKGFRAAGVKAGLKASGNPDLALVVNDGPSKAAAAVFTSNRVAAAPVHWSREVVKDGRVDAVILNSGGANACTGPHGFQNTHTTAEKTAEALGVSATDIFVCSTGLIGEQLPMDKIVPGISAAAAALGTDGGPAAATAIMTTDSVSKEAVFTGKDAEGNEYTIGGMAKGAGMLAPGLATMLVVITTDADVQPEMLDVVLRDATRVTFDRADSDGCMSTNDTVVLLASGASGAVPSATEFGAGLTQVCAELARKLIGDAEGASHDIAIRTFNAASEKDAEIVSRAVARSNLFKAAIFGKDPNWGRVLSAVGTTDAVFEPDQLNVSMNGVQICRNGSIGEDRSLVDLEPREVHVGIDLQAGESEATIWTNDLTHDYVHENSAYSS from the coding sequence GTGAGCGTCACCGCCTCCAAAGGATTCCGCGCCGCCGGGGTCAAAGCCGGCCTGAAGGCGTCAGGGAATCCTGATCTTGCCCTTGTGGTCAACGACGGCCCGTCCAAAGCCGCAGCGGCGGTGTTTACGTCCAACCGCGTGGCCGCGGCCCCCGTCCACTGGTCGCGCGAAGTGGTGAAGGACGGCCGCGTCGACGCCGTGATCCTCAACTCCGGCGGCGCCAACGCCTGCACCGGCCCGCACGGCTTCCAAAACACCCACACCACCGCGGAAAAGACCGCCGAAGCCCTGGGCGTCTCGGCCACCGACATCTTTGTCTGCTCCACCGGCCTGATCGGCGAGCAGCTGCCCATGGACAAGATCGTCCCGGGCATCAGCGCGGCCGCCGCGGCCCTCGGCACCGACGGCGGCCCGGCTGCGGCCACGGCGATCATGACCACGGATTCCGTGTCCAAGGAAGCAGTGTTCACCGGCAAGGATGCCGAAGGCAACGAATACACCATCGGCGGCATGGCCAAGGGCGCCGGCATGCTCGCCCCCGGGCTGGCCACCATGCTGGTGGTCATCACCACCGACGCGGACGTCCAGCCGGAAATGCTCGACGTCGTGCTTCGCGACGCCACCAGGGTCACCTTTGACCGGGCGGACTCGGACGGCTGCATGTCCACCAACGACACCGTGGTGCTGCTGGCATCGGGTGCATCGGGCGCCGTGCCCTCGGCAACGGAATTCGGTGCCGGACTGACGCAGGTCTGCGCCGAACTGGCCCGCAAGCTGATCGGTGACGCCGAAGGCGCCAGCCATGACATCGCCATCCGGACGTTCAACGCCGCCAGCGAAAAGGACGCCGAGATTGTCAGCAGGGCCGTGGCCCGCTCCAACCTCTTCAAGGCTGCAATCTTCGGCAAGGACCCGAACTGGGGCCGCGTGCTGTCCGCCGTGGGCACCACCGACGCCGTGTTCGAGCCGGACCAGCTGAATGTTTCCATGAACGGCGTGCAGATCTGCCGCAACGGAAGCATCGGCGAAGACCGCAGCCTCGTGGACCTGGAGCCCCGGGAGGTCCACGTCGGGATCGACCTGCAGGCCGGAGAATCCGAAGCAACGATCTGGACCAACGACCTCACGCACGACTACGTCCACGAAAACAGCGCCTACTCAAGCTAG
- the argB gene encoding acetylglutamate kinase: MNTQTRETTSMSDAQDKAGTLIEALPWIQRFAGTTMVIKYGGNAMVNDELRRAFAEDVVFLHHVGIHPVVVHGGGPQINAMLSRLGIESEFKGGLRVTTPEAMDVVRMVLTGQVGRELVGLINSHGPYAVGMSGEDGGLLRAVRTGTVVDGEEVDLGLVGEVVGVNPEGIVDILAAGRIPVISTVAPEIADDGSTTGQVLNVNADTAAAAVASALGASKLVILTDVEGLYANWPDKSSLISSLTASELREMLPRLESGMIPKMAACLQAVDDGVERAHIVDGRLPHSMLLETFTTAGIGTQVVPDEETNA, from the coding sequence ATGAACACCCAGACACGCGAGACCACCTCCATGAGTGATGCCCAGGACAAGGCAGGCACCCTGATTGAAGCCCTGCCGTGGATCCAGCGCTTCGCGGGCACCACCATGGTGATCAAGTACGGCGGCAACGCCATGGTCAACGATGAACTCCGCCGGGCGTTTGCCGAGGACGTCGTCTTCCTGCACCACGTAGGCATCCACCCGGTGGTGGTGCACGGCGGAGGTCCGCAGATCAACGCCATGCTCAGCCGCCTCGGCATCGAGTCCGAGTTCAAGGGCGGGCTGCGCGTCACCACCCCCGAGGCTATGGACGTGGTCCGCATGGTGCTGACCGGCCAGGTGGGCCGCGAACTTGTGGGCCTGATCAACTCCCACGGCCCGTACGCCGTCGGCATGTCCGGAGAAGACGGCGGGCTGCTGCGTGCCGTCCGGACCGGCACCGTCGTGGACGGCGAGGAAGTGGACCTGGGCCTTGTCGGGGAAGTCGTGGGCGTCAACCCCGAGGGCATCGTGGATATCCTCGCGGCCGGCAGGATCCCGGTGATTTCCACTGTTGCCCCGGAAATAGCTGACGACGGATCCACCACCGGGCAGGTGCTCAACGTCAACGCCGACACCGCGGCCGCCGCCGTCGCGTCGGCGCTGGGGGCCTCCAAGCTGGTCATCCTGACCGACGTCGAGGGCCTCTACGCGAACTGGCCGGACAAGTCGTCGCTGATTTCATCCCTCACGGCCTCAGAGCTGCGGGAGATGCTGCCGAGGCTTGAATCGGGCATGATCCCCAAAATGGCCGCCTGCCTGCAGGCGGTTGACGACGGAGTGGAGCGCGCACACATTGTGGACGGCCGCCTGCCGCACTCCATGCTGCTGGAAACATTCACCACCGCCGGAATCGGCACGCAGGTGGTCCCGGACGAGGAAACGAACGCATGA
- a CDS encoding acetylornithine transaminase → MSQIEKSPVVELVETKGHTTGAEWLARYSSSLMGVFGTPQRVLVRGAGCLVWDADGKEYLDLLGGIAVNAMGHAHPFVTSVISSQLATLGHVSNFFTSPTQIALAEKLLELAKAPAGSKVFFANSGTEAVEAAFKLARRNSGAEVSAGPGGTVKRRTKIVALEGAFHGRTMGALALTAKAAYRAPFEPLPGGVVHIPFGDIDALIEEIDETTAAVFLEPIQGEAGVRPLPAGYLKAAREATTKAGALLILDEVQTGIGRTGKWLASEDAGIVPDAVTLAKGLGGGFPIGALITFGPETSSLLTAGQHGTTFGGNPVATAAALATLHAIESQRVLDNVRAVGEHLRSKLAAVDGVTEVRGEGLLIGFDLDADIAPAVVTAGLDAGFIVNSPGPRTIRLAPPLILTAAQADSFIQALPTLLQTAKDAQ, encoded by the coding sequence ATGAGCCAGATAGAAAAGTCCCCGGTGGTTGAGCTGGTCGAAACCAAAGGCCATACGACCGGAGCCGAGTGGCTGGCCCGCTATTCCTCGTCCCTCATGGGTGTGTTCGGGACGCCGCAGCGGGTCCTCGTCCGCGGAGCGGGCTGCCTGGTCTGGGACGCCGACGGCAAGGAGTACCTCGACCTGCTCGGCGGCATAGCCGTGAATGCCATGGGCCACGCCCACCCGTTCGTGACGTCGGTGATCTCCAGCCAGCTCGCCACCCTGGGGCACGTGTCCAACTTCTTCACCAGCCCCACTCAGATTGCGCTGGCCGAAAAGCTGCTCGAACTGGCCAAGGCGCCGGCGGGTTCCAAAGTATTTTTCGCGAACTCCGGCACCGAGGCCGTGGAGGCCGCCTTCAAGCTGGCGCGCCGCAATTCCGGCGCCGAGGTGTCAGCCGGCCCGGGCGGAACCGTCAAACGGCGGACCAAGATCGTCGCGCTCGAGGGGGCGTTCCACGGCCGCACCATGGGCGCGCTGGCGTTGACCGCCAAGGCCGCCTACCGGGCGCCGTTCGAACCCCTGCCCGGTGGCGTTGTCCACATCCCGTTCGGGGACATCGACGCGTTGATCGAGGAAATCGATGAGACCACTGCGGCTGTCTTCCTGGAGCCGATCCAGGGTGAAGCCGGCGTCCGGCCCCTGCCCGCCGGCTACCTGAAGGCTGCCCGCGAAGCGACCACAAAGGCGGGCGCGCTGCTGATCCTCGATGAGGTCCAGACCGGCATCGGCCGCACCGGCAAATGGCTGGCCAGCGAAGACGCCGGAATCGTCCCGGATGCAGTGACGCTCGCCAAGGGCCTGGGCGGAGGTTTCCCGATCGGCGCGTTGATCACCTTCGGTCCCGAAACTTCCTCGCTCCTCACCGCAGGCCAGCACGGCACCACCTTTGGCGGGAACCCGGTGGCCACGGCCGCCGCCCTGGCCACGCTCCACGCGATCGAGAGCCAGCGCGTCCTGGACAACGTCCGTGCCGTGGGGGAGCACCTCCGATCGAAGCTCGCGGCAGTCGACGGCGTCACGGAAGTCCGCGGCGAAGGCCTTCTGATCGGCTTTGACCTGGACGCGGACATCGCGCCTGCCGTCGTGACCGCAGGGCTGGATGCCGGGTTCATCGTCAACAGCCCGGGTCCGCGCACCATCCGCCTCGCCCCGCCGCTGATCCTGACGGCCGCACAGGCCGACAGCTTCATCCAGGCACTGCCCACGCTCCTCCAGACCGCAAAGGATGCCCAGTGA
- the argF gene encoding ornithine carbamoyltransferase, translating into MTSSATTRHFLKDTDLTPAEQAEVLDLAVRMKAAPYSIQPFAAEGSGRKTVAVIFDKTSTRTRVSFATGVADMGGNALIINPGEAQIGHKESVEDTAKVLERMVSTIVWRTGAHSGLVAMAENSKVPVINALCDDYHPCQLLADLLAVKEHKGELKGLTMSYLGDSANNMANSYLLAGVTAGMHVRIAGPDGYLPAADIVAAAEERAAETGGSVLITTDAAEALKGADVVATDTWVSMGQETEKEARLQLFRNYSVDEAAMQLAAPDAVVLHCLPAYRGYEISAGVIDGPQSIVWDEAENRLHAQKALMAWLMHRSGLAFVDGLSPVEGTGESTF; encoded by the coding sequence GTGACCAGCTCCGCAACAACCCGTCACTTCCTCAAGGACACCGACCTCACCCCGGCAGAACAGGCCGAGGTCCTGGACCTCGCCGTCCGCATGAAAGCCGCGCCTTACAGCATCCAGCCGTTCGCGGCAGAAGGCAGCGGACGCAAAACGGTCGCGGTCATCTTCGACAAGACGTCCACCCGGACCCGCGTGTCCTTCGCCACCGGCGTGGCTGACATGGGCGGAAACGCCCTCATCATCAACCCGGGCGAGGCACAGATCGGCCACAAGGAATCCGTGGAGGACACCGCCAAGGTCCTGGAACGCATGGTCTCCACCATCGTCTGGCGCACCGGCGCCCATTCGGGTCTGGTGGCCATGGCCGAAAACTCCAAAGTCCCGGTCATCAACGCCCTCTGCGACGACTACCACCCCTGCCAGCTGCTGGCCGACCTGCTGGCCGTCAAGGAACACAAGGGCGAGCTCAAGGGCCTCACCATGAGCTACCTCGGTGACTCCGCCAACAACATGGCGAACTCCTACCTGCTGGCGGGGGTGACGGCCGGGATGCACGTGCGCATTGCAGGTCCGGACGGCTACCTGCCGGCCGCGGATATCGTCGCCGCCGCAGAGGAGCGGGCTGCGGAAACGGGCGGCTCGGTACTGATCACCACGGATGCCGCGGAAGCTCTCAAGGGGGCCGACGTCGTCGCCACGGACACCTGGGTGTCCATGGGACAGGAGACCGAAAAGGAAGCCCGGCTCCAGCTGTTCCGCAACTATTCCGTTGATGAAGCAGCGATGCAGCTCGCGGCGCCGGACGCCGTCGTGCTTCACTGCCTGCCGGCGTACCGGGGCTATGAGATCTCCGCAGGAGTCATCGACGGTCCCCAGTCGATCGTCTGGGACGAGGCGGAAAACCGCCTCCACGCCCAGAAGGCGCTGATGGCGTGGCTCATGCACCGGTCGGGCCTGGCCTTCGTCGACGGTCTCTCGCCCGTTGAAGGAACCGGGGAGAGCACGTTCTAG
- a CDS encoding arginine repressor translates to MSTNPSVPGPSPATKTARLARITAILTGESVRSQAELAALLADDGVQVTQATLSRDLVELGAVRVRGKDGVLVYAVPGEGGERAAKAGVTQEILDARLARLCGELLVTAEASANIVVLRTPPGAANFLALAIDHSVMPSILGTIAGDDTVLLVTRDPQGGGEVAARFLQFAEEAGHKLEDNQEPNN, encoded by the coding sequence GTGTCCACCAACCCGTCGGTACCGGGCCCGAGCCCGGCGACCAAAACCGCCAGGCTGGCGCGGATCACCGCGATCCTGACCGGTGAGTCAGTGCGTTCGCAGGCCGAGCTTGCCGCGCTGCTGGCGGACGACGGCGTCCAGGTCACCCAGGCCACGCTGTCCCGCGACCTCGTGGAACTCGGGGCGGTCCGGGTTCGCGGCAAGGACGGCGTGCTCGTGTACGCCGTTCCGGGGGAGGGCGGTGAACGTGCGGCCAAGGCCGGCGTCACCCAGGAGATCCTGGACGCCCGGCTTGCCCGGCTGTGCGGGGAACTGCTGGTTACCGCCGAGGCATCGGCGAACATCGTGGTGCTCCGGACCCCTCCGGGGGCGGCGAACTTCCTGGCCCTGGCCATCGACCACTCGGTCATGCCCTCCATCCTGGGGACCATCGCCGGGGACGACACCGTGCTGCTGGTCACGCGGGATCCGCAGGGGGGCGGGGAAGTGGCCGCCCGCTTCCTGCAGTTCGCTGAAGAAGCCGGCCATAAGCTTGAAGACAACCAAGAACCAAACAACTAA
- a CDS encoding argininosuccinate synthase: protein MTERIVLAYSGGLDTSVAIGWIGEATGAEVIAVAVDVGQGGESLETIRQRALGCGAVEAYVADASDEFANEYCMPTLKANALYQGHYPLVSAISRPVIVKHLVKAAREFGATTVAHGCTGKGNDQVRFEVGIQTLGPDLKCIAPVRDLALTRDKAIAFAEEKGLPIETTKKNPYSIDQNVWGRAVETGYLEDIWNAPTKDIYDYTATPEFPPAPDEVIISFEAGVPVAIDGVRVTPLQAIKELNRRAGAQGVGRIDVVEDRLVGIKSREIYEAPGAMALITAHKHLEDITVEREQARFKATVGQRWSELVYDGQWFSPLKRSLDAFIEDTQKYVSGDIRMTLHGGQAVVNGRRSETSLYDFDLATYDTGDTFDQSMARGFIELWGMSAKVASGRDIRVAGK from the coding sequence GTGACTGAGCGTATTGTGCTGGCCTACTCCGGTGGCCTGGATACTTCCGTAGCGATCGGCTGGATCGGTGAAGCAACCGGTGCCGAGGTCATCGCCGTGGCCGTCGACGTCGGGCAGGGCGGCGAGTCGCTGGAGACCATCCGCCAGCGTGCCCTGGGCTGCGGCGCCGTCGAAGCCTACGTGGCCGATGCCAGCGACGAATTCGCCAACGAGTACTGCATGCCCACGCTGAAGGCCAACGCCCTCTACCAGGGCCACTACCCGCTGGTCTCGGCGATCTCCCGCCCGGTTATCGTCAAGCACCTGGTCAAGGCCGCCCGTGAATTCGGTGCCACCACCGTGGCGCACGGCTGCACCGGCAAGGGCAACGACCAGGTCCGCTTCGAAGTGGGCATCCAGACCCTCGGCCCGGACCTGAAGTGCATTGCCCCGGTCCGCGACCTCGCCCTGACCCGCGACAAGGCCATCGCCTTCGCCGAGGAAAAGGGACTGCCGATCGAGACCACCAAGAAGAACCCGTACTCGATCGACCAGAACGTCTGGGGCCGCGCCGTCGAAACCGGCTACCTCGAGGACATCTGGAACGCCCCCACCAAGGACATCTACGACTACACCGCCACCCCGGAATTCCCGCCGGCGCCGGATGAGGTCATCATCTCCTTCGAAGCCGGCGTGCCGGTCGCCATCGACGGTGTCAGGGTCACCCCGCTGCAGGCCATCAAGGAACTCAACCGCCGCGCCGGCGCCCAGGGCGTGGGCCGGATCGACGTCGTCGAGGACCGCCTCGTCGGCATCAAGTCCCGCGAAATCTACGAGGCCCCCGGTGCCATGGCGCTGATCACCGCGCACAAGCACCTCGAGGACATCACCGTTGAGCGCGAACAGGCACGCTTCAAGGCCACTGTCGGGCAGCGCTGGTCCGAGCTGGTCTACGACGGCCAGTGGTTCTCCCCGCTCAAGCGCTCCCTGGACGCCTTCATCGAGGACACCCAGAAGTACGTCTCCGGTGACATCCGCATGACGCTGCACGGCGGCCAGGCCGTGGTCAACGGGCGCCGCTCCGAGACCTCCCTCTACGACTTCGACCTCGCCACCTACGACACCGGCGACACCTTCGACCAGTCGATGGCGCGCGGCTTCATCGAGCTGTGGGGCATGTCCGCCAAGGTTGCCTCCGGCCGCGACATCCGCGTCGCCGGAAAGTAG
- the argH gene encoding argininosuccinate lyase encodes MAESVETPKSEATNTGALWGGRFAGGPADALAALSKSTHFDWRLARYDIAGSKAHARVLHKAGLLDDAELEGMLDALDRLDADVASGAYLPAESDEDVHGSLERGLIERAGTQLGGKLRAGRSRNDQVATLGRMFLRDHARIIARGVLATIDALVDQARAHQGVAMPGRTHLQHAQPVLLSHHLLAHAWALLRDVQRLADWDKRAGVSPYGSGALAGSSLGLDPEAVAAELGFFSATHNSIDGTASRDVFAEFAWVTAMIGVDLSRVSEEVILWATKEFSFVTLHDSYSTGSSIMPQKKNPDVAELARGKAGRLIGNLTGLLATLKGLPLAYNRDLQEDKEPVFDAADTLEVLLPAVSGMIATLKFNTERMESLAPQGFALATDIAEWLVRQGVPFREAHELSGAAVKQAESRGVELWDLTDEEYAAISEHLTPEVRTVLSTEGSLNSRNSQGGTAPAAVERQLIALEAELAGVREYAG; translated from the coding sequence GTGGCTGAGTCCGTCGAAACCCCGAAGTCTGAAGCGACCAACACGGGCGCTCTGTGGGGCGGCCGGTTCGCCGGCGGCCCAGCCGACGCCCTTGCGGCGCTGAGCAAGTCCACGCACTTTGACTGGCGGCTGGCCCGTTACGACATTGCCGGGTCCAAGGCGCACGCCCGCGTGCTGCACAAGGCCGGCCTGCTGGACGACGCCGAGCTGGAGGGCATGCTGGACGCCCTGGACCGGCTGGATGCAGACGTTGCCTCCGGCGCCTATCTGCCCGCGGAGTCCGATGAGGACGTCCACGGTTCGCTGGAACGCGGACTGATCGAGCGGGCGGGCACCCAGCTCGGCGGCAAGCTGCGCGCGGGCCGGTCCCGCAACGACCAGGTGGCCACGCTGGGACGGATGTTCCTGCGTGACCATGCCCGGATCATCGCCCGCGGCGTGCTCGCCACGATCGATGCCCTTGTGGACCAGGCCAGGGCACACCAGGGCGTGGCTATGCCCGGACGCACGCACCTTCAGCACGCGCAGCCCGTCCTGCTCAGCCACCACCTGCTGGCCCATGCCTGGGCGCTGCTGCGCGACGTGCAGCGGCTGGCGGACTGGGACAAGCGTGCGGGCGTCTCGCCCTACGGCTCCGGCGCCCTTGCGGGCTCTTCCCTGGGCCTGGACCCGGAAGCCGTGGCCGCGGAGCTGGGCTTCTTCTCCGCGACCCACAACTCGATCGACGGCACCGCCTCGCGCGACGTCTTCGCCGAGTTCGCGTGGGTCACGGCCATGATCGGTGTGGACCTTTCGCGCGTGTCGGAGGAGGTCATCCTTTGGGCCACCAAGGAATTCTCCTTTGTCACCCTGCACGATTCGTACTCCACGGGTTCCTCGATCATGCCGCAGAAGAAGAACCCGGACGTTGCCGAACTGGCCCGCGGCAAAGCGGGACGCCTGATCGGCAACCTGACCGGGCTGCTGGCCACGCTCAAGGGCCTGCCGCTCGCGTACAACCGCGACCTGCAGGAGGATAAGGAGCCGGTCTTCGACGCCGCCGACACGCTGGAGGTCCTGCTTCCGGCCGTCTCCGGCATGATCGCCACGCTGAAGTTCAACACTGAACGGATGGAGTCGCTGGCACCCCAGGGCTTCGCGCTGGCCACGGACATCGCCGAATGGCTGGTCCGCCAAGGGGTTCCGTTCCGCGAGGCGCACGAACTCTCCGGCGCGGCCGTGAAGCAGGCGGAAAGCCGCGGCGTGGAACTCTGGGACCTGACGGACGAGGAATACGCCGCCATCTCGGAGCACCTGACGCCGGAGGTCCGCACGGTCCTGTCCACTGAAGGTTCGCTCAACAGCCGCAACTCCCAGGGCGGGACGGCACCTGCCGCCGTCGAGCGCCAGCTCATCGCGCTGGAAGCCGAGCTGGCCGGTGTGCGGGAGTACGCAGGCTAA
- a CDS encoding pyridoxamine 5'-phosphate oxidase family protein — protein sequence MSESFRQYLRALPDFPDDLPDFDPAAAPADPAQLFRQWLEEALAAGEPQPHACSLATVGAGAQPSSRMLILKDIDDDGWHIATSRTSRKGKELAATPKAALNFYWPLQGRQVRVAGGVVELSAEASAADWAARPAADGSGNPDWQLYAVRPHEIEFWQARHDRRHVRHRYGAGTDGRDSGRDLR from the coding sequence ATGAGCGAATCCTTCCGCCAGTACCTTCGTGCCCTGCCGGACTTCCCCGACGACCTTCCGGATTTTGATCCGGCGGCGGCGCCGGCTGACCCGGCCCAGCTGTTCCGGCAATGGCTGGAAGAGGCGCTGGCCGCCGGAGAACCCCAGCCGCATGCGTGCAGCCTGGCTACGGTCGGGGCCGGCGCCCAGCCCTCGTCGCGGATGTTGATCCTTAAGGACATCGACGACGACGGCTGGCACATCGCGACGTCCCGCACCTCACGCAAGGGCAAGGAACTCGCGGCGACCCCAAAGGCGGCCCTGAATTTCTACTGGCCGCTGCAGGGCCGGCAGGTTCGCGTGGCAGGCGGCGTCGTGGAGCTGTCCGCAGAGGCCTCGGCAGCGGACTGGGCCGCCAGGCCGGCGGCGGATGGCAGCGGCAATCCGGACTGGCAGCTCTACGCCGTCCGGCCGCACGAGATCGAGTTCTGGCAGGCCCGGCACGACCGGCGCCACGTGCGCCATCGCTACGGTGCCGGTACTGACGGTCGCGATTCCGGCAGGGACCTGCGTTAA